Below is a window of Procambarus clarkii isolate CNS0578487 chromosome 43, FALCON_Pclarkii_2.0, whole genome shotgun sequence DNA.
AGACTATAGAGGAGGCTGTAAGCTGGACGACGCCATCTTACAGCAACAGTCCGTCAACTTGAGTGTCTTGCAATTCTTCTTCCTCAGACGATGAAGGGAAAGTTACCTTGATTGTTACCTTGTTTGTTGCCTTGATTGTTACTTGGATTGTTGCCTTGATTGATTTGGAATGGATTGATTGTTTGAATGGATTTGATTGATTGTTTTCTTGTTTGCTGCCTTGATTGTTACCTGGATTGTTGCCTTGATTGTTACCTTGAGTGTTACCTTGACTGTTGCCTTGATTGTTACCTTGATTGTTACCTTGACTGTTGCCTTGATTGTTACCTTGATTGTTACCTTGACTGTTGCCTTGATTGTTACCTTGAGTGTTATCTTGACTGTTGCCTTGATTGTTACCTTGATTGTTACCTTGACTGTTGCCTTGATTGTTACCTTGATTGTTACCTTGACTGTTGCCTTGATTGTTACCTTGATTGTTACCTTGACTGTTGCCTTGATTGTTACCTTGAGTGTTATCTTGACTGTTGCCTTGATTGTTACCTTGATTGTTACCTTGACTGTTGCCTTGATTGTTACCTTGATTGTTACCTTGACTGTTGCCTTGATTGTTACCTTAATTGTTACCTTGACTGTTGCCTTGATTGTTACCTTGATTGTTACCTTGACTGTTGCCTTGATTGTTACCTTGAGTGTTATCTTGACTGTTGCCTTGATTGTTACCTTGACTGATGCCTTGATTGTTACCTTGATTGTTACCTTGATTGTTACCTTGATTGTTACCTTGACTGATGCCTTGATTGTTACCTTGATTGTTACCTTGATTGTTACCTTGATTGTTACCTTGACTGATGCCTTGATTGTTACCTTGATTGTTACCTTGATTGTTACCTTGATTGTTACCTGGATTGTTACCTTGATTGTTACCTGGATTGTTACCTTGATTGTTACGTTGATTGTTACCTTGACTGATGCCTTGATTGTTACCTTGATTGTTACCTTGATTGTTACCTTGATTGTTACCTGGATTGTTACCTTGATTGTTACCTTGATTGTTACCTTGATTGTTACCTTGATTGTTACCTTGATTGTTACCTTGATTGTTACGTTGATTGTTACCTTGACTGATGCCTTGATTGTTACCTTGATTGTTACCTGGATTGTTACCTTGATTGTTACCTGGATTGTTACCTGGATTGTTACCTTGACACCCTTGAAGGAACCAGAAATAATAATGGGTCGCTTCTACGTCCtcttcacttgtgtgtgtgtgtgaactttgATAttagaattttgaatttgaacttTTAATTGTCCGTCGGTTAGAAACATGGTGACATTACTTGCTGAACTTCTCGGGTGTTCACTGTTCACCAGTCTCGGTCACACTTCAATTGGGTCGTTAGGAATTAAATGACAATATTTAATAGTGATATATGTCTGTTTTTTTCCACGTTACCTTGTAAAGATAACTTACAATTTTAGAATTTGTTTAAGCTTTCTTAGACAAATTAGCTTGAGTCTTGTAGGTTGGTATACGCTTTGGGTGAGTTTCAAGTCTCTTCACATGTGTCAGACCTCGAGAGTGGAAGCGGACTAGGTAATTGGAATTCAATTGTTGTGTTTATTAACGTCGATTTagtacatttatagtttagtttaCACAAGTTTATAATGAATTATTTACAGAAAGTCataataataacaacataacATGAATATCTGTCGATGATAATGCAATTTAAAGGACTAATATAATTTATCATTCAGTGAATTTATGCAAAACGATTTTCACACTGTCAGCACTCTCTATCAACGGATACTAGGGCTGCCCCGGGGTCAAAATTCCTCCCAACACACTGTTCATGCAACACAACTCTGGCTACCATAGAACTCAAAATGCTTGTCAGTATAAGCTGTGTCTTTGTAAACAGTTGTTGCTTCAACATTCCAATTATCCAACTAAAGGCTGGGgaggtctctctctccccctgcttTCTCTGCTGAACACTTGTATTATACCATCCTGTATACTTGctatacttttatatatatatatatatatatatatatatatatatatatatatatatatatatatatatatatatatatatatatatatatatatatatatatatcactcattcttaagtTGTATTTCTTGACAATTAAGTTTATATTTTTTTGGAGAAGTTTGAGTGGCCAGTGACAAAGTGAGTGCCTGAAAATAGACTTGAGTTTTCTGGATGGGAGTCAAATCCCTTCAGACAAGAGGGGCACCATTTGTTTGTGAACTTTGTAAACTTTGTGAACTTTGTCCtcaagtgtggggtggtggacgtGGCATTGGGTGCGACGATGAACACCCAAGATTGGTCATGAACATTTCCTCCATTCGCAGTTCAGCTTAACCAAGATTAGCATTTTGAAGGGCTCATAGTTCACATCCATACAGGCTTACACATTCActgtccaacctgtcctcttaaaaataatttctcttttggccgtttacctgtatagccgaaagtggacgtaatttgaaaatgaaaaaaaaaataaaataaattttggatttttttcaacaacagtaagttaagtgtcctctgataggttaggtgggcaggaaattctcataaagtttgaaaacgttatgaaaaacgttagttaaagtttcctcttctaaccttaccgagtaagccggacgactcaaacagaaaacggaacagtacgtcacttttgtgagtcgatttcatttcaaattacgtccaaatttggccatagcgcgcatacgagccaaaagtgacgttatttttaagaggacgggttgctctgtCACATAACTTTACTTTCGATCACGTATCAAGGTGACCGAATTTACTCATAATGACGTTTGTTCTGACTTTTAGGTCTCTTAAGAGCATCAGAAAAATTGACAAGGGGGCGCCGTGGAGGAACTGACGTGCCTCAGATGCTTTTCAGAATAATTTTACAGGAATCTCTCGACCTAGGCATTATAATTTGCGATCAATATAAAACGAATCCCTGTGAATTTAAGGGAACTTCAGCACATTTTGTAGGATTGAACGTAAGGTTGTATTCTACGCTATAGCTTTCACACATTCCTTGGAAGGCTTCCATAGCAGCTTATTTGCATAATTGCTTAGAAATATACAGATCTAGCAATAACAGGACgtactttgttgaccagaccacacactagaaggtgaagagacgacgacgtttcggtccgtcctggaccattctcaagtcgacttgagaatggtccaggacggaccgaaacgtcgtcgtcccttcaccttctagtgtgtggtctggtcaacatactttagccacgttattgtgactcatcgcctgcataaggacGTACTTTTCTGTTAAGCAATGCTCTTAAAAAAAGTAGCATGAGTTACACTTTGTCAAAAACTTTAGGAGCATCAAGAGACAAAGAGAGAAGAGAACTACCTCGTGAGATGCAGTACTGAGTGGCTTCCACCAACACGAAACACAAAACTTTGTTTAGTAACCAAATTTGTATGCAAACTGAAGATCAGAGGCGGCCAGTTAGTCAGCTAGAGAGTCAGTGAGTCTGTTATCAAATTGTTTAATCCTTAGGGCAATAGTTCTGTGAGTTTTCAGAGGGAAAAGAATTCTTGGAGGAATTAAACGATAAATATGAATCACCTGAAGCATCGTCATCCCCTGGGGAAGGCCACCTGCCCCTGGGTGACCCATAGGTACACGTCACGTGGTAAACAAAGCCAGGGAGGGCAGTGGAGTGTGTGAAGACAAGGGGGGAGAAGAGAGTGTATCATTGAACACGTCGGTCATTCACGCCGAAGCTCGTATAAACGAGACCTTAGTCACGGTGAAGCTCTCAGCTTTCGTACCTCTCTCGCTGCTGCTCCTTCCTGGGGGTTGCTGCTCCTTGATGAGGTTGCTTGATGCTGCCCACTAATTCATCATTTCTTCATTGTCAAAATTTGCTACGGCTGTATTAGTCAACTCCCCAGAGTGTAGGTGATAGTAGACAGGCTGCCAGAAAATGCGTTTTCCAGCACCTATTATGTATGTCTGGCTGGGAGACACGCTCCCACCTGCGTCTGGCTGGGAGACACGCTCCCACCTGTGTCTGACTGGGAGACACGCTCCCACCTGTGTCTGGCTGGGAGACACGCTCCCACCTGTGTCTGACTGGGAGACACGCTCCCACCTGTGTCTGGCTGGGAGACACGCTCCCACCTGTGTCTGGCTGGGAGACACGCTCCCACCTGCGTCTGGCTGGGAGACACGCTCCCACCTGTGTCTGGCTGGGAGACACGCTCCCACCTGCGTCTGACTGGGAGACACACTCCCACCTGTGTCTTGCTGGGAGACACGCTCCCACCTGTGTCTGACTGGGAGACACGCTCCCACCTGCGTCTGACCGAGAGACAAGCCGCTGGGGTTATTAAGTGTTCCAACAATTTATACCGTGACCCCCGTGAAGAGTGAGGTGGTGAAGAGCGCATTGCGAAAGTCTTAGACAGGGCATAAATCCTGGGAGGAGGTTGTAATGTCGGCTTCGGGATGGTGgctacgagggggggggggatggggggtggggtggctgttaatgggagaagggggggaaggaaggggtggGAAGGGGAAATAGGCGGCGAGCAACATCATGGGGGAATGCAACTTGCCGCCCATTCCTCTAAGCGAGTATCCCACTGTGGGCTAATGATGGAACAGATGGCATCTCGAATCTCTATATTGTGACCCGTAAAGATTCTGATAAGATGCAGCTTTCCAGGGGGGGGGGCCTCATGCGCTCAACTGagtgtttatgtatatatatatatatatatatatatatatatatatatatatatatatatatatatatatatatatatatatatatatatatatatatatatatatgtatattattttattgCTACAGTTTACAGCTCTTTGGTGGTTGGGtacgtacccaggatacagcagatatttcctctctggatcgcgacagtaaggcgctggaacaagaaactggctgctcttgagtctttagttttcctaatgcgttactcacccacctacctcctttaggaacttttaagtgcacatttaccccaggtgcccagagcctcagagcctatcggcacgaacctataACAACGTtccaggtccctgtacttgtatatttataggtagatagataaatagatagataaatagatagatagatacttCACTTAAGCAACATACCAAAAAGCCTGATCAGCTGTTCCTCACTACCTTGCCAATTAAAGAAGCCATTGTCATACACACTCATGAGCAGTTGAAGGAACGGTCCTTGCAACATTTCAAGTCTTGCAAGGAATACTTGCGTGAAGAAaaagggttcagtccctgagcccattatgtacctctgtaaccctttccactaccgcccacaagatgagtatggggtgcataataaatgaactaaactaactaactgaaGGAAAACTTTAACGTTTCAGATGTGTCGGAAGTTTGTGTGGCAGCGGTTGTATTATTTTGTAAATGTCCCAGCTCCAGTTCTGTAAATGTCCCAGCATCAACAGTGTAAATGTCCCAGCTCCAGTTCTGTAAATGTCCCAGCATCAACAGTGTAAATGTCCCAGCATCAACAGTGTAAATGTCCCAGCTCCAGTTCTGTAAATGTCCCAGCATCAACAGTGTAAATGTCCCAGCATCAACAGTGTAAaagccccagcagcagcagcactgtaTAAATACTAgccccttcccttcctttcccaGCACCAACACTGTCGATTATTTTCCAACACATCGAcaaataggtgtgtgtgtgtgtgtgtgtgtgtgtgtgtgtgtgtgtgtgtgtgtgtgtgtgtgtgtgtgtgtgtgtgtgtgtgtgtgtgtgtgtgtgtgtgtgtgtgtattcacctagttgtgcttgctggggttgagctctgctctttcggcccgcctctcaactgtcaatcaattaactggCACTAACTACTATTAActtattttttcacacacacacacacacacacacacacacacacacacacacacacacacacacacacacacacacacacacacacacacacacacacacacacacacacacacacacaaccaaaaagcagcccgtaacagctgtctaactcccaggtacctatttactgctaggtaacagggggcatgaggttgaaagaaactctgcctattttctTTCTCGCTGGCACCGGGAATCTAACCCCCGGTCCGCATgattacgtgcccagcgtgctgtccactcagccaccagcgccctggctgtatgtgtgcgtgcgtggggggggggggagagtaatgAAATAGTTAAGATGTCATTTGTTTTACTGTGCGCTCTCCCGCCGCGTCGTGAAATTGTGTAGTTCATGCTAAACCGCCAATTTATTGTTGGCTCTTATAATGTACCTGGGTGAGGGAGACACGCTCCCACCTGTGGCTGGCTGGGAGACACGCTCCTACCTGTGTCTGGCTGGGAGACACACTCCCACCTGTGTCTGACTGGGAGACACGCTCCCACCTGTGTCTGGCTGGGAGACACGCTCCCACCTGTGTCTGACTGGGAGACACGCTCCCACCTGTGTCTGGCTGGGAGACACGCTCCCACCTGTGTCTGGCTGGGAGACACGCTCCCACCTGTGTCTGGCTGGGAGACACGCTCCCACCTGTGTCTGGCTGGGAGACACGCTCCCACCTGTGTCTGGCTGGGAGACACGCTCCCACCTGTGTCTGGCTGGGAGACACGCTCCCACCTGTGTCTGACTGGGAGACACGCTCCCACCTGTGTCTGGCTGGGAGACACGCTCCCACCTGTGTCTGGCTGGGAGACACGCTCCCACCTGTGTCTGGCTGGGAGACACGCTCCCAGTTGACAGGGTTAGAAATGGGAACAATTATTTACAAAATGTTAAAATGGAACGAGATTGAATCAAGTCGACGAAAGAGTGATTCAAGACAACAAGGAGAgagtaccttaccttaccttgtggttaccttgcgttgatttctgtgctcaacgtccccgcggcccggtttcagaccaggcctcctggttgctggattggtcagccaggctgttggacgcagctgctcgcagcctgacgtatgaatcacagcctgattgatcaggtatcctttggagggtgCTTGTCCAgtactctcttgaacactgtgaggggtcggccagttatgccccttatgtgtagtggaagcgtgttgaacagtctcgggcctctgatgttgatagttctctcttgaacactgtgaggggtcggccagttatgccccttatgtgtagtggaagcgtgttgaacagtctcgggcctctgatgttgatagttctctcttgaacactgtgaggggtcggctagttatgccccttatgtgtagtggaagcgtgttgaacagtctcgggcctctgatgttgatagagttctctctcagagtacctgttgcacctctgctcttcaacgggggtattctgcacatcctgccatgcctcctggtctcatgtggtgttatttctgtgtgctggtttgggaccagcccctccatGGGTAATATtttacgtgtaaattattatgtatctcccgcctgcgctctacAGAATACGGATTTAAGcattttaatcggtcccaataatttagatgttttattgagtagATTCTAACAGTAAATGTCAGGtcagctctccaggtcagcaatttctccagctttgaaaggggctgtcattgtgcagcagtactccactctagagagcacaagcgttttgaaaagtatcatcatcggtatagcatctctagtgtgaaaagttctt
It encodes the following:
- the LOC123755659 gene encoding streptococcal hemagglutinin-like, with translation MASTQQQQHQQQHQQQHQQQQPQQDNGLRGVKVTIQVTIQVTIKVTIQVTIKVTIKASVKVTINVTIKVTIKVTIKVTIKVTIKVTIKVTIQVTIKVTIKVTIKVTIKASVKVTINVTIKVTIQVTIKVTIQVTIKVTIKVTIKVTIKASVKVTIKVTIKVTIKVTIKASVKVTIKVTIKVTIKVTIKASVKVTIKATVKITLKVTIKATVKVTIKVTIKATVKVTIKVTIKATVKVTIKVTIKATVKVTIKVTIKATVKITLKVTIKATVKVTIKVTIKATVKVTIKVTIKATVKVTIKVTIKATVKITLKVTIKATVKVTIKVTIKATVKVTIKVTIKATVKVTLKVTIKATIQVTIKAANKKTINQIHSNNQSIPNQSRQQSK